One Thalassophryne amazonica chromosome 10, fThaAma1.1, whole genome shotgun sequence genomic region harbors:
- the si:ch73-40i7.2 gene encoding FYN-binding protein 1 has translation MEDSVDVKALRAKFNSRTNTSDTSSRDSSSPKSPRPGFGRVALVTENDLAHHRLSPTIPPPLAGSGLPRFPVPPRVEPAVTSIPRQYSFSQLPPTHSIRAPVQTAELSRIKQTGELLQNIMLVHHRPPGTKLPSGPATATKPQQLTRQRATGEVAPLRRPLPTERPRPMKPKRPPVVNLGPFLRNTKRSLLLPDPKNINGFRDRKISVPIHINRPQLPQRDSKPSRLPRQIASVDIEDPDDMYDDIAHFDNNDSMNDNSSQCAEEESDEVYEFIDEDQVELNQIHVDKKPQKDAKKQKQQEQKEQLERQKRENELRKNFQLEGREEVLHIARVRHDWHGGSKLDLSVQQGETVEIIRVKNNPEGKWLVRSLTGNYGYISNTCVDINYEEVKRKLLQARKLDTTALPPPPPDPPQMYGVEFSSDMNSMLQEEDEYDDVQPISENFPPPPLEISMDPKMEKELRKKFKFNGPITVLHTMMVDPNAIIKKPGGKDLPVTHGEIVDVIQLTSTKKVLCRNQFGKCGFVATSLLLPMEGDIYDDVGHLADVYDND, from the exons GAGGACAGTGTTGACGTCAAGGCGCTGAGGGCCAAGTTCAACTCAAGGACCAACACATCCGACACCAGCAGTCGAGACAGCAGCTCCCCAAAATCTCCACGACCTGGGTTTGGAAGAGTCGCCCTAGTGACGGAAAACGACCTGGCCCATCACAGACTGTCTCCCACCATTCCTCCTCCACTGGCAGGCTCTGGCTTACCAAGGTTCCCTGTGCCTCCCAGGGTTGAACCAGCAGTCACATCCATCCCCAGACAGTATTCTTTCTCCCAACTACCTCCAACTCACAGCATCAGAGCTCCTGTTCAGACGGCAGAGTTATCCCGAATCAAGCAGACGGGAGAGTTGCTGCAAAACATAATGCTGGTCCACCACAGACCTCCGGGAACAAAGCTCCCCTCAGGTCCAGCCACTGCCACCAAACCTCAGCAGCTGACCAGACAGAGAGCCACAGGCGAAGTGGCCCCACTGAGGAGACCCCTACCCACTGAACGACCTCGACCCATGAAGCCCAAACGGCCCCCTGTTGTAAATCTAGGGCCCTTTCTGAGGAACACCAAAAGATCATTGTTGCTGCCTGATCCAAAAAATATCAACG gatTTCGAGACAGAAAAATATCTGTACCGATACACATCAATCGTCCACAACTTCCACAACGAGACAGCAAACCCAGCAGGCTTCCACGACAGATCGCCTCAGT GGACATTGAGGATCCAGACGACATGTACGATGACATCGCACATTTTGACAATAACG ATTCCATGAATGACAACAGTTCACAGTGTGCAGAAGAG GAAAGTGATGAAGTGTATGAGTTTATTGATGA AGACCAAGTGGAGTTAAACCAGATTCATGTGGACAAGAAACCCCAAAAAGATGCAAAGAAGCAAAAGCAGCAGGAGCAGAAAGAACAGCTGGAACGTCAGAAACGAGAGAACGAGTTGAGGAAGAATTTTCAG ttgGAAGGGAGGGAGGAGGTTCTCCATATAGCTAGAGTTCGTCATGATTGGCATGGAGGAAGTAAACTGGACCTCAGTGTGCAACAGGGAGAAACAGTGGAAATCATCAGAGTGAAGAATAACCCAGAGGGCAAATGGTTGGTTCGCTCTTTGACTGGAAACT ATGGCTACATCAGCAACACATGTGTGGACATAAACTATGAAGAGGTCAAGCGCAAACTGTTACAGGCCAGAAAACTAGACACAACAGCATTACCTCCACCACCTCCAGACCCACCACAGATGTATGGAGTGGAGTTCTCGAGTGACATGAATAG TATGCTTCAGGAAGAAG ACGAATATGATGACGTTCAACCAATATCTGAGAATTTTCCACCACCGCCACTTGAAATCAG CATGGATCCCAAGATGGAGAAGGAGCTCAGAAAAAAATTTAAG TTCAACGGGCCAATTACAGTGCTGCACACCATGATGGTGGATCCAAATGCCATCATAAAGAAACCTGGCGGGAAAGATCTACCCGTGACTCACGGAGAGATTGTAGATGTGATCCAGCTCACTAGCACCAAGAAAGTTCTGTGTCGTAACCAGTTTGGAAAAT GTGGCTTTGTGGCCACATCGCTGCTTCTTCCAAT GGAAGGAGATATTTATGATGATGTTGGCCACCTGGCTG ATGTCTACGACAATGATTGA